The genomic region GATGGTGGCGCATTTTTCAGGATCCTCACTGGATGCGCGCCTTCAAAGAGGCGCCGTCAGTAGCTGTTTTCCGTCCGGAAGCCTAGCCGCTCAGCCGAGCGTCCCGCCCGAACCACCGCCCATGGGCGGTGCCCAGCCGTCAATCTTCATGCCCAGGGCGAGGCCCATGCCTTCGAGCAGATCCTTGATCTCCTGAAGCGACTTGCGGCCGAAGTTCTTGGTCTTGAGCATCTCGGCCTCGGTCCGCTGTACCAGTTCGCCAATGTAGCGGATGTTGGCATTCTTGAGGCAGTTGGCCGACCGGACCGACAGCTCGAGCTCGTCCACCGACTTCGTCAGGTATTCGTTCAGCCGCGCTGCCTGCTCGGCCGTTCCCGCCGTCGTGCTTCCGGTAACAGCCGACACCGACTGCTGGACCGGCTCTTCTTCCTCGGCAAAGTTTATGAAAATCTGGAGCTGGCGCTTCAGGATGGAAGCGGCATAGGCCACGGCATCCGCCGGGCTGACAGCGCCGTTGGTCCATACTTCCAAGACCAGCTTGTCGTAATCGGTGATCTGGCCAACACGGGCAGAAGGAACCTGGAAGTTCACCTTCCGGATCGGCGAGAACATCGAATCGAGCGGGATCGTTCCGACCGGATCGCCTTCCTTGCGGTTTCGCTCGGCCGGGACATAGCCCTTGCCCAGGCTGACCACGGCTTCGATGTTGATCGAGCCGCCGGGCTGAAGTTCAGCGATGAAGAGGTCGGGGTTCAGTATCTCCAGGTCATGCGGCAGATCGAAGTTCCGCGCCGTCACGGTGCCAGGGCCCTGTGCCTTGAGCCGGATACTCACGGGGCCTTCGGTCTGGCTCCGGAAGATCACGTTCTTCAGGTTCAGGTTGATCTCCGTGACGTCCTGGACGATTCCGTTCAGCGTGGTGAACTCGTGCTTGACACCCTCGATCCGGACGTGGGTGATGGCCGCGCCCTGGAGCGACGACAGCAGGATCCGCCGGAGCGAATTGCCGATCGTTATGCCGAACCCGCGCTCCAGCGGCTCGGCAATGAACTTGCCGTAGGTCGCTGAGGTTTCTTCCACCATCAGCTTGTTTGGTGAAATCAGTTCCCGCCAGTTCCTGGAAATGAGCGACATCGACATGGTGTACCGTCCTTCGAGTGTTCCTTGCGCCTCTGATCGCCTCCGTTTGACGGGAGGCTCCTGCCCGATTCTTCCTGCCCTATGTGCGGCGCCGCTTGGGCGGCCGGCAGCCATTGTGAGGCAGCGGCGTCACGTCCTTGATCTGGGTGACCTTCAGGCCGGCCGCGTGCAGGCTGCGAACCGCCGCCTCGCGCCCCGGACCGGGCCCCTTGACCTGGACGGCCACCGACTTGACGCCGACCTGGATCGCCTTCTGGGCGGCCTTTTCGGCGGCGACGCTGGCCGCATAGGGTGTCGACTTGCGCGAGCCCCGGAAGCCCGATCCGCCCGCCGTTCCCCAGGAGATCACGTTCCCGGCCGTGTCCGCGATGGTCACGATCGTGTTCGTGTAGGTCGCCTGGATGTGCGCCACGCCGTGATCGACTCCGCGCATCTTGGTCTTCTTGACCTTGGCCGGGGCCTTGGCTTCCGCGCCCTGTTCCTGCTTTTCGTCCGCCATCTGGTTGTTGCCTCGCTGGCCCCGGCGGCCCCCGTCAAACGGAGGCCCGCCACCGGCCGGTTACTTGGTTTCCTTCTTCTTGCCTGCGATCGTCTTGCGCGGCCCCTTGCGGGTGCGTGCGTTGGTCCGGGTCCGCTGGCCGCGCACGGGGAGACCCTTGCGGTGCCGGAGGCCCCGGTAGCAGCCCAGATCCATGAGCCGCTTGATGCTGAGTGCCGAGTCCCGGCGGAGGTCGCCCTCCACCTTGTAGCTGACTTCCATGACACGGCGGATTTCGGCCACCTCGCCCTCAGTGAGCTGGTCGGCCTTGCGTGCGCCGTCAATCTTGGCGGCCGCGCAGATGGCCTTGGCCGTCTTCGATCCGACGCCGTAAATGTAGGTCAGCGCCACATCAATGCGCTTGTTCTTCGGTACGTCTACGCCTGCGATACGGGGCATGTAAATTCTCCTGGAAAGGGCTCAGCCCTGCCGCTGCTTGTGGCGCGGATTGGCCGGACAGATCACGCGAAGCACACCCTTGCGCTTCACGAGCTTGCACTTGGGACACAACTTCTTGACTGAGGCTCTGACTTTCATTTCTTCCTTGCGACTCCGCCGGCTTCCGGCATTCTCCCGGCTACTTGGCCCGGTAGGTAATCCGCCCCTTGGTCAGGTCGTAGGGCGACAGTTCCACTGTGACCTTGTCCCCCGGCAGAATGCGGATGTAGTGCATCCGCATCTTTCCGGAGATATAGGCGAGGATCTTGTGGCCGTTGTCCAGTTCCACCCGGAACATGGCGTTCGGGAGCGGCTCGACCACTTTCCCCTCGACTGTTATGGCATCTTCTTTTGACATGTTCCTCTGCTGTTCCAGCAGCCGGCCCCCTCACCCGGGGGGACTGTTCATAGGCCTTCAGGCGGCCTTCGGCAACTGGGTCAGTATTTCCGGTCCTTCCTCGGTTATGGCGATGCAATGCTCATAGTGCGCCGACGGCTTTCCGTCGGCCGTCACGATGGTCCACCCGTCGTCGAGCTTCCGGACTTCCCATGTGCCCATGTTGATCATCGGCTCGATGCACACGACCATGCCGGCCCGCAGCCGGACGCCGCCGCCTGGCTTGCCGTAGTTCGGGATCTGCGGGGCCTCATGCAGGTTCCGACCGATGCCATGCCCCACGAAATCCCGGACCACGCCATAACCCCTCGCCTCGCAGTGGGTCTGCACTGCAAAGCCGATATCGCCGATCCGGTTCCCGGCGCGGGCCTGCTCGATTCCCTTCAGGAGCCCCTCGCGGGTGGTGTCCATGAGCTGTTTCAGGCTGTCGTCGATCTCGCCCACGGAGAGCGTGGTCGCCGAATCGGAATAAAAGCCGTCCAGTATCACACCGAAATCGACACTCACGATGTCGCCCGCCTCGATCCGCCGCTTCGACGAGGGGATGCCGTGCACGACCTCCTCGTTTACCGATGTGCAGAGCGTTCCGGGAAAACCCTGATAACCCTTGAATGCCGGCTTGCAGCCAGCCTTGCGGGTCCACTCCTCGGCCATCCGGTCCAGGTCGAGGGTGCTCATGCCGGGCTGGATGGTCTCGGCCAGACGCGCGAGGACTTCGGCCACGACACGCCCTGCGGAGCGCATCGTCCGGATCTCCTCCCTTGTCTTGAGCTCGATGGCAGCCATGCTTCCTCGTAATTCCTTATGCCAGGGCCTTCATCAGGTCCGCGTTTACCTGTTCGACCACGCGGTTCCCGTTGATCCGCGTGAGCCGCTTGCGCTCCTCGTAGTAGGCACTGAGAGGGCGCGTCTGGTCGTGGTAGACCGTCAGGCGCTTGCGGATCACGTCCGGTTTGTCATCGGCCCGCTGTTCAAGCGTTCCAGCCTTGCCGCACTGGTCGCAAACATCCGGTTTTTTCGTGGGATTCGACTCCACGTGCCAGATGGCTCCGCAGTTCGAGCACACCCGCCGTCCCGATAGCCGCGCCACAACCACCTCATCCGGCACGTCGATCTCGATCACCCGGGGGAGCGCCCGCTTGCGTTCGGCCAGCATGTGATCGAGGGCATCCGCCTGAGCGATCGTCCGGGGGAAACCGTCCAGGATGTAGCCATGGGCGCAATCCTCGCTGGAGAGCCGTTCGGCCATGACACCGATAACGACCTCGTCCGGAACAAGCTTGCCGGAATCCATGTACTCCCTGGCCTTGAGCCCCACCGGCGTTCCGGCGGCCTTGGCCGCACGGAGCATGTCGCCCGTCGAAAGCTGGGGGATGCCCTTGCCCGACGAGGCCACCTTGGCCTGCGTGCCCTTTCCGGCACCTGGGGCACCAAGGAATATGATGGCCAGTTCGCTCATCTATGCAGCACTCCGCCGGCGGCCCTTGATCTTGCCGAGCGCCTTGCCTTCCAGGAGGGCGTCGTACTTGGTGTTTCGCAGGTGATCGGCGATATGCCGGAACGTGTCCAGGGCGACACCCACGCAGATCAGCACGCTCGTTCCGCCGAAGTAGAACGTCACTCCAGTGCCCCGTGACAGCGCATACGGAAGAATCGCGCAGATAATCACCAGATAGACGCCACCAATCAGCGTCAGGCGGTTCATGATCGGCCTGATGAAATTCGCGGTCATCGAGCCGGGCCGGATACCAGGAACGAAACCGCCATTGCGCTTGATGTTTTCGGCCATCTCGTCGGGATTGAAGATGATCGAGGTGTAGAAAAAGGCGAATGCGACGATCAGCACGCCGAACACCACCGAATACAGCCACTCGGACGGATTCAGCGCCTCACCCATCGGGCGCACGACATGGACGACCACGGACTCCCAGAACCGCTCGATGGCGCCGCCCTCGGGATTCACCGTAATGTCCTGGGTGAGGCCCGACACTGTGGGGAGAAACACCAGCAGCGAGCTGGCAAAAATCGGAGGAATCACGTTGGAAGGATTGAGCTTGAGCGGCAGGTGCGATTTCACGCCCTGCATCTGGCGACGGCCCATCATGCGGCCGGGGTACTGCACCGGAATCCGGCGCTCTGCCTGCTCGATAAAGACGATGCCTACCAGCGAACCCACGATGATGATCCCGATCATGATCGCACCGATCGGATTGATTGTTTCCTGATTGATCTGCTGGATGAATCCGCCAGCGGCGCCGGGGATCGATGTGACGATACCGGCGAAAATGATCAGCGAAATACCGTTACCAATGCCACTCCGCGTCACCTGCTCGCCCATCCACATCACAAAAATGGAGCCGGTCGTGAGCGACAGCACGGCGGTCGCCACGAACAGGATCCCCGGCTCGCGGACAACCGGGATGCCCCCCGGCGCCACGGCACCCTGGAGGCTGGATGCGATGACGGTTGCCTGGACCGCACAGAGCGCGACCGACAGGTAGCGCGTGTACTGGTTGTTCTTCTGGCGGCCCACTTCGCCTTCACGCTGGTTTTCCTTGATCTGGGGGACGATCTCGCCCATCAGCTGCATGATGATGGAAGCGGTCACGTAGGGCATGATGCCCAGCGCGAAGACCGAGAAACTCTCCAGCGCACCGCCCGAAAACAGGTTGAACAGGGTCACGATCGAACCCTGCGTGCCGAAAGTGAGCTCCAGGTAACCGCGCATGGCATCCGGATTGATCCCCGGCGTAGGCACAATCGTACCCAGCCGGTAAACGAGCAGAACGCCGACCGTAAACAGGATACGTGACTGAAGCTCGCCGAGCTTCTTCGGATTGAACGCTTGTGTAGGTTCAGCCATGCGTGAAAAAATCCCCCGGATCAGCCCTCGTTAAACCGTAATCCAAGCCTGCCCTCAGGCCTTGGCAGCCGCTCCGGTTTCGGCCTTGGGAGCGCGGGGGTGCGGCAGCACCTCCACGCTTCCACCGGCGCCTTCGATCTTCTTGCGCGCGCCGTCACTGAAACGGTGCGCCACAACCTTGAGCTTCGCCTTGATGTCCCCGTTGCCGAGGATCTTCACCGGCCCACCGGCCGACTGGATCAGGCCCACACTTGCCAGAATCTCCGGCGTCACATCGCCGTTCAGCTTCTCAAGCTGCGCGATGTTCACTATCTGCCAGCTCTGCCGGAAGATGTTGGTGAAACCAACCTTCGGCAGCCGGCGGTGCAGGGGGTTCTGGCCACCTTCGTAGCCGCGCTTCTTCTTGCTGCCGGTTCGGGAACCGTAGCCCTTGTGTCCACGGCCGGACGTCTTGCCCAGCCCGGAACCGATACCACGGCCCAGCCGCTTGACCGACTGTTTGGCCCCTGAGGGCGGACGGAGTTCGTTCAGCTTCATTTGGCGCCATCCTCCACGATCGCCACAAGATGGGAAACCTTGCGGATCATGCCGCGAACTGCCGGAGTGTCGCTCAGCATCACTTCGTGATGCCTGCGCCGGAGGCCAAGCCCCCGGACCGTCGCCCGCTGCCGTTCTGTACAGGTGATAAGTCCGCCCGTTTGCCGGACCTTTATCTTCTTTTTCTCACCCATATCGACAACCTCTCGCTTCGTTCATCTTTGTGGCAGACCGTACAACCGGTCCGCCACTTTCCGCGTGCCCGGCCTTTCAGGCCTGTGCCGGAGCAGCCTCGCCGGAGGCCGGAGCCGTCACCGGCTCCTTCGCCGGACCGGCACGGCGCTCGGCGATCATCCGCTCGTCATTCAGTTCTGCAAGCCCGGCAAACGTCGCCTTGACCACGTTGTGGGGATTGCTGCTGCCCAGGCTCTTGGTAAGCACGTTCTTGACGCCCAGCACCTCGAGCACGGCGCGGACAGGTCCGCCCGCAATGACGCCCGTTCCCGGCCGGGCCGGACGCATGAACACCTTGCCGGCGCCGAAATGCCCCGTCACTTCGTGAGGGATCGTTCCGTCAGTGACAGGGAATGACTTCATCGAGCGGCGGGCGCGGTCGATCGCCTTCTTGATCGCATCGGGCACTTCATTCGCCTTGCCCAGCCCCCAGCCGACCTTGCCGCGCTCGTCACCCACGACGATCAGCGCCGAGAAACTGAACCGGCGTCCGCCCTTGACGACTTTCGCCGAGCGGTTCACCGCCACGATCTTCTCGACGAGATTGTCGTCGCGTCCGCGATCACCGCGGTCGCGGCGTCCGCGGCCTTCGCCTGGTCTTGTATCCTTGCCATTCGCCATAACTCTAGAACTCCAGTCCGGCTTCACGCGCGGCATCAGCCAGCGCTTTCACCTGTCCGTGGTAGGCATACCCGCCACGGTCGAATACCACTTTCGTCACTTTGGCCGCCTTGGCCTTCTCGGCCACCAGCAGGCCCACCTGCTTGGCGGCATCCACGGTGCCTATCTTCGCCACCTTGCCCTTGAGGTCTTTCGACAGGGTCGAGGCGGCCACGAGGGTCCGTCCTCCCTGGTCGTCCACCACCTGGGCATAGATGTGCCGGTTGCTGCGGAACACCGCCAGCCGCGGGCGCTCCGGCGTCCCCTGAACCTTTTTCGTAATCCGCTGATGGCGCAGCGTGCGCCGGCCCTTGCGGTCTTCTGTCTTTGCCATATGATTCTTTCCTCTGGAGGCAACGGCCTTATTTCTTGGCCTTGCCCTCCTTGCGGCGGATCACTTCCCCGCTGTAACGGATGCCTTTGCCCTTGAACGGCTCCGGCGGGCGGACCGCCCTTACCGTGGCAGCGAACTGCCCCAGGACGGCCTTGTCGGGGCCCGACAGGGTGATCTGGGTCTGGTTCTTTTCCACTGCCGCCGTGACACCGGCCGGCAAGGGGAGTTCCACCTGGTGCGTGAAACCAATGTTCAGCACCAGCACGTTCTTGCCCTTCATCTCGGCGCGGAAACCGACCCCTTCCAGTTCGAGTACTCTCTGGAAACCGGCACCGGCACCGGTGATCAGGTTGCGGGCGAGTGCGAAGGTCGTTCCCCATACCGGAGACTGGGGGCCTTTGGGCCCCTTCCAGTTGACGTGGACGCCTTCCTTGTCCTGTACGATCTCGATCTCCCGCGGAATGGGCATCGACAGCGTACCCTTGGCGCCCTTGACCTCGAATCGTCCCGGCTTGATCTGTACCTGCGTACCCTGGGGCAGCGCGACCGGCTTTCGTGCGATCTTTGACATGACTTTAGACCTTTCCCGTTATCCTTCGGCTACCACACGCGGCAGAGAAGCTCTCCGCCCACGCTCTGCCGGCGCGCTTCCACGTCTGACATCACGCCGCGGGAGGTGGAGACAATCGCCATTCCCAGCCCGCTCTTGACCGAGGGGATGTCCTTCATCCCGAAGTAGACGCGGCGGCCAGGGCGGGAGATGCGCTCAATGCCCTGGATCACGCCGAACCGGCCGCGGGTGTATTTGATCCCGATACGGAGAAGCGGCCGCACCCCCTCGCCGGGGATTTTTTCGATAGCGCCCACGTATCCGTTATCCGACAGGATACGGGCGATGCTTTCCTTCATGCGCGAATACGGCACGTCGACATAGTCCTTGCGTGCCAGCGCGCCATTGCGGATGCGGGTCAGCAAATCGGAGATCGGATCGTTAACAACGTTGCTCATCTTGGTGACGCTCCCCTACCAGCTCGACTTCGTTACGCCCGGAAGCTGCCCGCGTAGGGCGAGCTCACGGAAACACAGGCGGCACATGTTGAAATCGCGCAGGTATGCCTTCGAACGGCCGCAGCGGGCGCACCGGTTGTGCTGGCGCACCTTGTATTTGGGCTTGGCCATTGCCTTCAGGCGCATGGATTTGGTTGCCATATCGTCGCTTTACCTCTTCAGCTTCAGACCCGGAACGGGACTCCGAGCGCGGCCAGCAGCGCACGGGCCTGCTCGTCCGTTTTCGCCGTCGTCACGATCGAAATGTTCATCCCCTTGACCTTGTCCGTGTTGTCGAAGTCGATTTCGGGGAAAATGATGTGTTCACGGACGCCCACTGTGTAGCAGCCGCGGCCGTCAAAGCTCTTGCTCGGCAGTCCCTTGAAGTCGCGCACCCGGGGGAGCGCGAAACTAATGAACCGGTCGACGAACTCCCACATGTTGTTCGCCCGGAGTGTCACGTACACTCCTACCGGCACGCCGGCGCGGAGCTTGAAGTTCGCGATGGACTTCTTCGACCGCGTCACGACGGGACGCTGACCGGTGATCGCCATGAGTTCGTTCACGCCGTTCTCGATGACCTTGAGGTTCGTGCCGGCATCCGAGATCTTGCCAAGACCCATGTTGATCACGACCTTCACCAGGCGCGGGACTTCCATCGGGTTCTTGTAGCCGAACTGCTCCATGAGCTTCGGAACC from Deltaproteobacteria bacterium harbors:
- a CDS encoding DNA-directed RNA polymerase subunit alpha, which encodes MSMSLISRNWRELISPNKLMVEETSATYGKFIAEPLERGFGITIGNSLRRILLSSLQGAAITHVRIEGVKHEFTTLNGIVQDVTEINLNLKNVIFRSQTEGPVSIRLKAQGPGTVTARNFDLPHDLEILNPDLFIAELQPGGSINIEAVVSLGKGYVPAERNRKEGDPVGTIPLDSMFSPIRKVNFQVPSARVGQITDYDKLVLEVWTNGAVSPADAVAYAASILKRQLQIFINFAEEEEPVQQSVSAVTGSTTAGTAEQAARLNEYLTKSVDELELSVRSANCLKNANIRYIGELVQRTEAEMLKTKNFGRKSLQEIKDLLEGMGLALGMKIDGWAPPMGGGSGGTLG
- the rpsK gene encoding 30S ribosomal protein S11, which translates into the protein MRGVDHGVAHIQATYTNTIVTIADTAGNVISWGTAGGSGFRGSRKSTPYAASVAAEKAAQKAIQVGVKSVAVQVKGPGPGREAAVRSLHAAGLKVTQIKDVTPLPHNGCRPPKRRRT
- the rpsM gene encoding 30S ribosomal protein S13, translated to MPRIAGVDVPKNKRIDVALTYIYGVGSKTAKAICAAAKIDGARKADQLTEGEVAEIRRVMEVSYKVEGDLRRDSALSIKRLMDLGCYRGLRHRKGLPVRGQRTRTNARTRKGPRKTIAGKKKETK
- the rpmJ gene encoding 50S ribosomal protein L36, producing the protein MKVRASVKKLCPKCKLVKRKGVLRVICPANPRHKQRQG
- the infA gene encoding translation initiation factor IF-1, with amino-acid sequence MSKEDAITVEGKVVEPLPNAMFRVELDNGHKILAYISGKMRMHYIRILPGDKVTVELSPYDLTKGRITYRAK
- the map gene encoding type I methionyl aminopeptidase, producing MAAIELKTREEIRTMRSAGRVVAEVLARLAETIQPGMSTLDLDRMAEEWTRKAGCKPAFKGYQGFPGTLCTSVNEEVVHGIPSSKRRIEAGDIVSVDFGVILDGFYSDSATTLSVGEIDDSLKQLMDTTREGLLKGIEQARAGNRIGDIGFAVQTHCEARGYGVVRDFVGHGIGRNLHEAPQIPNYGKPGGGVRLRAGMVVCIEPMINMGTWEVRKLDDGWTIVTADGKPSAHYEHCIAITEEGPEILTQLPKAA
- a CDS encoding adenylate kinase, which gives rise to MAIIFLGAPGAGKGTQAKVASSGKGIPQLSTGDMLRAAKAAGTPVGLKAREYMDSGKLVPDEVVIGVMAERLSSEDCAHGYILDGFPRTIAQADALDHMLAERKRALPRVIEIDVPDEVVVARLSGRRVCSNCGAIWHVESNPTKKPDVCDQCGKAGTLEQRADDKPDVIRKRLTVYHDQTRPLSAYYEERKRLTRINGNRVVEQVNADLMKALA
- the secY gene encoding preprotein translocase subunit SecY, with the protein product MAEPTQAFNPKKLGELQSRILFTVGVLLVYRLGTIVPTPGINPDAMRGYLELTFGTQGSIVTLFNLFSGGALESFSVFALGIMPYVTASIIMQLMGEIVPQIKENQREGEVGRQKNNQYTRYLSVALCAVQATVIASSLQGAVAPGGIPVVREPGILFVATAVLSLTTGSIFVMWMGEQVTRSGIGNGISLIIFAGIVTSIPGAAGGFIQQINQETINPIGAIMIGIIIVGSLVGIVFIEQAERRIPVQYPGRMMGRRQMQGVKSHLPLKLNPSNVIPPIFASSLLVFLPTVSGLTQDITVNPEGGAIERFWESVVVHVVRPMGEALNPSEWLYSVVFGVLIVAFAFFYTSIIFNPDEMAENIKRNGGFVPGIRPGSMTANFIRPIMNRLTLIGGVYLVIICAILPYALSRGTGVTFYFGGTSVLICVGVALDTFRHIADHLRNTKYDALLEGKALGKIKGRRRSAA
- the rplO gene encoding 50S ribosomal protein L15, which codes for MKLNELRPPSGAKQSVKRLGRGIGSGLGKTSGRGHKGYGSRTGSKKKRGYEGGQNPLHRRLPKVGFTNIFRQSWQIVNIAQLEKLNGDVTPEILASVGLIQSAGGPVKILGNGDIKAKLKVVAHRFSDGARKKIEGAGGSVEVLPHPRAPKAETGAAAKA
- the rpmD gene encoding 50S ribosomal protein L30 encodes the protein MGEKKKIKVRQTGGLITCTERQRATVRGLGLRRRHHEVMLSDTPAVRGMIRKVSHLVAIVEDGAK
- the rpsE gene encoding 30S ribosomal protein S5, producing the protein MANGKDTRPGEGRGRRDRGDRGRDDNLVEKIVAVNRSAKVVKGGRRFSFSALIVVGDERGKVGWGLGKANEVPDAIKKAIDRARRSMKSFPVTDGTIPHEVTGHFGAGKVFMRPARPGTGVIAGGPVRAVLEVLGVKNVLTKSLGSSNPHNVVKATFAGLAELNDERMIAERRAGPAKEPVTAPASGEAAPAQA
- the rplR gene encoding 50S ribosomal protein L18, with the protein product MAKTEDRKGRRTLRHQRITKKVQGTPERPRLAVFRSNRHIYAQVVDDQGGRTLVAASTLSKDLKGKVAKIGTVDAAKQVGLLVAEKAKAAKVTKVVFDRGGYAYHGQVKALADAAREAGLEF
- the rplF gene encoding 50S ribosomal protein L6 → MSKIARKPVALPQGTQVQIKPGRFEVKGAKGTLSMPIPREIEIVQDKEGVHVNWKGPKGPQSPVWGTTFALARNLITGAGAGFQRVLELEGVGFRAEMKGKNVLVLNIGFTHQVELPLPAGVTAAVEKNQTQITLSGPDKAVLGQFAATVRAVRPPEPFKGKGIRYSGEVIRRKEGKAKK
- the rpsH gene encoding 30S ribosomal protein S8, with amino-acid sequence MSNVVNDPISDLLTRIRNGALARKDYVDVPYSRMKESIARILSDNGYVGAIEKIPGEGVRPLLRIGIKYTRGRFGVIQGIERISRPGRRVYFGMKDIPSVKSGLGMAIVSTSRGVMSDVEARRQSVGGELLCRVW
- a CDS encoding type Z 30S ribosomal protein S14 codes for the protein MATKSMRLKAMAKPKYKVRQHNRCARCGRSKAYLRDFNMCRLCFRELALRGQLPGVTKSSW
- the rplE gene encoding 50S ribosomal protein L5 gives rise to the protein MATEEKKTEGKGPKPQGGGGEKKKSRREIAAKTSDKGPEKGIEPRLRTKYHKEVVPKLMEQFGYKNPMEVPRLVKVVINMGLGKISDAGTNLKVIENGVNELMAITGQRPVVTRSKKSIANFKLRAGVPVGVYVTLRANNMWEFVDRFISFALPRVRDFKGLPSKSFDGRGCYTVGVREHIIFPEIDFDNTDKVKGMNISIVTTAKTDEQARALLAALGVPFRV